The sequence ATTATGTGTATGATGTCTTGTGGTAGTAGTTGGATTTGCTCATTCAAAGTCTTGtgacacatattattattattattattggggtatcataaacataaataaatcataattaatattaatattgttcataATTTTATAATTTTCCTAAAGGTCATGGAGGAAATTCAGTATATACTTGCAAAAGTAGAAGTGGACGGTTATTTTGATGATGACAAGTTCATCTTCATGAAAGCTGCAGCCTTTGACTCTGAGGTAGACCAAAAGTTTATATTTTTGCTTCTTATTTTGACTCATATATTTGTTATTATTGGTATCaaaaatcataataatcataaataaatgataattattaatattgattataattTAATTTTCTTAAATGTTAAGGAGCAAGTTATTGATCCTGAATATGACTTCAATACCGCCGTTGACAAAATCATCTTCAAGCAATTTGCCGGTAGAAAAAGAAGATAAGATTGCTCCTGGAACTTCTTTGCTTGGAACATCACATACGTATGCACTCACTCTACTTGTTTATATTTTcccctgcttttttttttttttttttcgttggtGTTTTGGATTAACATCTTTTGTTTCTACCTTCTGCAGCTATGCGATGCCTGGTGCCCCACAAGACAAGTTAATTTCCTTAAAGGTTAAGGAGGAGCAAGTTGGAATTGAGTATATCCCTCCTCATTCTGAATATGACTTCAATACCGCCTTTGACAAATTCATCTTAAAGCAATTTCCCACCTCTGTGGTAGAAAAAGAAGATAAGATTGCTCCTGGAACTTCTTTGCTTGGAACATCACATACGTATGCACTCACTCTACTTGTTGTTTATATTTTcccctgctttttttttttttttttagttggtGTTTTGGATTAACATCTTTTGTTTCTACCTGTTGCAGCTATGCGATGCCTGGTGCCCCACAAGACAAGCCATCCGCTAAAAGGGTACCTCTACTTTTGAAAGTCcttctttttgtttaaattttattaAACCCTCGTGTTAGTTGCTTTTTTGGTACTTGAAGCTAAAGTTACGTTGCTTCTGTCGTattcctgtttttttttttttttttatttatttatttatttatttattattattttgatgaTGACAAGTTCATCTTCAAGAAAGCTACCGCCTCTGAGGTACAAGTGGTCTCAGTTTTCACCAAAAGTTTATATTTTTGCTTCTTATTGACTCATGTTATTATTGTTAAATTGTTATTATTGGTATCAAATCaaaaatcataataatcataaatgataattaatattgATTATTATAATTTAATTTTCTTAAAGGTTAAGGAGGAGCAAGTTGGAATTGAGTATATCCCTCCTGAGATTATTGATCCTGAATACGACTTCAATACCGCCTTTGACAAATTCATCTTcaagcaatttatggtagaaaaaGAAGATAAGATTGCTCCTGGAACATCACATACGTATGCACTCACTCTACTTGTTGTTTATATTTTCCCCTCCTTTCTTTTTTAGTTGGTGTTTTGGATTAACATGTTTTGTTTCTACCTGCAGCAGCTATGCGATGCCTGGTGCCCCACAAGACAAGCCATCCGCTAAAAGGGTACCTCTACTTTTGACGAGTTCCTGTTTTTTAAAAGACGTGATTCTGATTAATGTTCCATTACCTTTAAATTTTACAGGTTGATTTGCTAAAAGGTCAGAAAACGGACAGGGTTGAAGTTGAGGAGTTGGAGCTTATGGAGAATGTCTTGCCTGTCAAGTACGTTTCATTCCTCTCGCTATTTTGTTGTTCATTTAACATCAAATGAGTTGTACACAAACAGAATCATTAtgcttatttctttttttttttctttttcgggtTAGATATGAGGAAGCCCGAGAGGAAGAGAAGCTTTGCAGACAAAAGGAGGATTTCAGTGATGTGGTTGCAGAGGTGCGTAATTCTTTGTATTTTATACAATTTTTTACTCGTGTGAAATAACGTGCTGGTTGTCAGGGCTAGGTaactgtgttaatatatatatatatatagaatgtatTCAAATGAGAACATTCTCACTATAAATTTTGGTGAGAACACATTTGAGccactaaatatattattaataaaaataaaattaaaaaaaacttaATAAATGAAAAGCCGTTACAAAAGGGTATACGAGGAAAATACGGAGTAACATTCAACCTACTCCAATTTAAAATGCAGAAACGTAAATGTAAACGTCCATTCTTTGTATTCATCCACACTTATTTAATTGTAGacttcaaatattaattttaaatcgtATGCGTACAGCGTACCTTACCTTCATCCACATATATTATTTTGGTGCATCCTATATAATTGGAGGATGTATCCATATTAAATTTGGTTGAGCATCCTTATAATTATATCTCATTAAGCATCCTTTTGATTAACTTTGAAAAGCATCTTTTTGAATTTTGATTATATTTGATAAGCATCCTTATTGAGTGGATGAATATGCATATATGGTAATTAATCAAAATTTGAAAAGCATCCTTTTAATTATATTTGATAAGCCTCCTTATTGAGTGGATGAATATGCATATATGTTAATTATCGATTGTGTTAAAGCATTCCTTgaaaatatatagatatgcattctTGTAAAGGATTCATCTCTATTTAATCCTTAATTTAAAGTACATGCATCCAAATTAATATGGAATATGAACTTAAAGATCATGAAGAAATGAATTACGGAGTAAATGGTATTGTTTATTGTTTTTTAAGTTAATTGGTAAATGAAAAAAAAACTTAAAACACCTTCAACTAAATAATCCAGCGGATCGAATTTAATGAAAGTATGGAACCGTTCCCTAATTTTTTGGAAAGGAGTGAGAAATTTCCATTTTGCACTTTTTGTTGGTTAATAATATGAAGCTCAAATTTGTTCTCatcaaactttaaaaaaaaaaaaaaagcaaacttaaAAATGAGAATATTCTCACTAGATCACTACCCTAGGAACTCAAAAATActctgaaattcgaacaaaaagggacacggacgaacaaaaaagggACACGGACGAGCAAAAAAAACGTGAAGTCGAGCAAAAATAAAAACAAGGacgaattttattttttttgttcgaattacaaaaatgtagaacacaatttTGTTCGACTACCAGGTTTTTTGTTCGACTACcactgtgttctacatttttttgttcgactatcaaaaatgtagaacacattttgttCGACTATCACAATTTTTGTTCGACTATTCCCTTTTTTGTTCGGCCGCCTTTTTTTTTCGTCCTTCCCCTTTTTTGCTCGACTTTCCCCTTTTTTGCTCGACTTTCCCCTTTTTTGCTCGCCCGcctcttttttgctcgaatttcagtgtattttgggcTATTTTGGAGTTTTCacggttctcacacaaaaaaagcTCTCATTTGAtccatctaatatatatatatatatatatatatatatatatatatatatatatatatatatatatatatatatatatatatatatatatatgggcaggatcaatggggaagtaaccaatcggggggaagcggggggaagcaaaaaaaaaatttttttcgttttttttttccggcatcaagatcacacgaaaatatgaacatttagaagagacacttcgtgatgaatgttattatttaggcgggaaaatgattgacaaaaataacattcaagataatattgttcgtgaagaatatgaacgtttttttttcatgttttgtgaagtaaaatttagcccgatttaccaaaccctaaaccctaaactctaaaccgttcgtgttaaaaactcaatctaaatcctaaatctaaaccctaaaccctaaatttctaaaccctaatatctaaaccctataaaccctaatatctaaaccctaatatctaaaccccaatagctaaaacctcaaaatacgctcgaaaaacacgataattgttatatattacttcttcgagcgttttcccgccaaaataaaaacatttatcacaaagtgtctctactaaatgttcatattttcatctcatctataatgttcgtgaataaagttttttcaaaaaacgaaaaaaaaaagtttttgcttcccccgcttccccccgaatggttacttccctcttgatcctaccaatatatatatatatatatatatatatatatatatatatatatatatatatatatatatatatatatatatatatatatatagtattttaatcAAGAgataagcacttttttggggggaagtaaatttttttcgaattttttttccagACAtctagatcacatgaaaatatgaacatttaaaaaagaaactttgtgacgaatgttattattttgtCGAGAAAATGCTCAAAGAAAGAAtgaaaacatgcataataagtaatattatttttctgaggttttttagggtttaaaaattagggtttagtaattagggtttagaaattatagttcaataattagggtttagctattagggtttagaaattagggtttagggtttagattgaatttttaacacgaacggaatagagtttagggtttagggactaaaacccagaactctaaaccctaaactctaaatcgggctaaattttggaagaaaaaaaaaaaaaaaaacttcatataagatgaaagaaaacaacgttccaaaaatattattaggaataacagtactcatgatgaatgttaccaattatttcttcgatcgttttcccgcctaaataataacatttatcacaaagtgtcttttttaaatgttcatattttcacctaaacttgatgcatgaatttttttttcgaaaaagtgcttccctcttgattatgaccatatatatatatatatatatatatatatatatatatatatatatatatatatatatatatatatatatatatatatatataggggaaagATCTAGCGCTAAGTGATTTTTTTAGGATAAGaggataagtgattttgtgatttttatatctttagttctaTAGCTCTGAATTGAAATAAAAAAATTGCTGGTATCTATTTTCATTGGGTAGattcagaaaaaaaaattaatttttttttaaactggaTCGTTAAGATACATATGATGCATGTTAGTTGCCGTTTGATGCATGTTAACCGCTTTTCATGCATTAGATGTAtcttaaccaaaaaaaaaaaagacttttgattaatgaaaaatcgtgtttagggtttagtaattagggtttagaaattagggtttaggagtttagggtttagatttaaggtttagaaCGAGTTTTTGaagaatattcatttgagtcc comes from Rutidosis leptorrhynchoides isolate AG116_Rl617_1_P2 chromosome 4, CSIRO_AGI_Rlap_v1, whole genome shotgun sequence and encodes:
- the LOC139844504 gene encoding uncharacterized protein isoform X1 — translated: MLRSKLLILNMTSIPPLTKSSSSNLPVEKEDKIAPGTSLLGTSHTYAMPGAPQDKLISLKVKEEQVGIEYIPPHSEYDFNTAFDKFILKQFPTSVVEKEDKIAPGTSLLGTSHTYAMPGAPQDKPSAKRVDLLKGQKTDRVEVEELELMENVLPVKYEEAREEEKLCRQKEDFSDVVAENDKKRKRKMHDEDKKSKNNEEEE
- the LOC139844504 gene encoding uncharacterized protein isoform X2 codes for the protein MTSIPPLTKSSSSNLPVEKEDKIAPGTSLLGTSHTYAMPGAPQDKLISLKVKEEQVGIEYIPPHSEYDFNTAFDKFILKQFPTSVVEKEDKIAPGTSLLGTSHTYAMPGAPQDKPSAKRVDLLKGQKTDRVEVEELELMENVLPVKYEEAREEEKLCRQKEDFSDVVAENDKKRKRKMHDEDKKSKNNEEEE